Proteins from a genomic interval of Lolium perenne isolate Kyuss_39 chromosome 1, Kyuss_2.0, whole genome shotgun sequence:
- the LOC127295304 gene encoding S-adenosylmethionine carrier 1, chloroplastic/mitochondrial has translation MGGGEDGGSFDFRRLLFDGAIAGAAAGVVVETALYPIDTVKTRLQAAKGISKIEWKGLYAGLAGNIVGVLPASAIFVGVYEPTKRKLLEIFPEYLSAVAHLTAGAIGGAASSLIRVPTEVVKQRMQLSEFKSAPDAVRLILRKEGIKGLYAGYGSFLLRDLPFDAIQFCIYEQLRIGYKLAAKRDLKDAENAIIGAFAGVFTGAVTTPLDVLKTRLMVQGQANQYNGIISCAKTILREEGAGAFLKGIEPRVLWIGIGGSIFFLVLEKTKLILAEKNNHKEAKHTM, from the exons ATGGGCGGGGGTGAAGACGGAGGCTCCTTCGATTTCCGTCGACTTCTTTTCG ACGGTGCCATAGCTGGAGCAGCTGCAGGCGTTGTTGTGGAAACAGCTTTATATCCGATCGACACGGTAAAAACCAGGCTCCAG GCTGCAAAAGGCATAAGTAAAATTGAATGGAAAGGCTTGTATGCTGGGTTAGCTGGAAACATTGTTGGCGTTCTTCC CGCTTCTGCAATATTTGTGGGGGTATATGAACCAACTAAAAGAAAACTGCTGGAAATTTTTCCTGAATATTTGAGTGCTGTTGCTCATTTG ACTGCAGGGGCAATTGGAGGGGCTGCTTCTTCTCTTATTCGTGTTCCTACAGAG GTGGTTAAGCAAAGAATGCAACTGAGTGAATTCAAGTCTGCACCTGATGCTGTCCGCCTTATTCTTCGTAAAGAAGGAATTAAAGGTCTTTATGCT GGCTATGGTTCTTTTCTGCTCCGAGATCTGCCATTTGATGCTATTCAGTTCTGTATATATGAGCAACTTCGGATCGGCTATAAACTGGCG GCAAAGAGAGACTTGAAAGATGCAGAGAATGCAATTATCGGTGCTTTTGCTG GTGTATTTACTGGGGCTGTAACAACACCCCTTGATGTCTTGAAGACAAGATTGATGGTTCAG GGACAAGCAAACCAGTACAATGGAATTATTAGCTGTGCTAAAACAATTCTACGGGAAGAAGGTGCAGGTGCTTTCTTGAAG GGCATTGAGCCAAGGGTGTTATGGATTGGCATCGGCGGATCCATATTTTTTCTTGTACTGGAGAAAACAAAATTGATTTTAGCTGAGAAGAACAACCACAAAGAGGCCAAACATACAATGTAG